The Pyrus communis chromosome 5, drPyrComm1.1, whole genome shotgun sequence region AGATGGGATGTATGGGTTTGTAGATGACAAAGTCTTCAAGTCTCGTCAGAGTTTTCCTAACACGCATTGGATTGCGTCGAGGAGCAGATAGAGTTGTTTCACACTCGTTCACATCATCTTAATTGTCACCATCTTCATGCAATGTACCATCAGAATAAGACCCTTCATTGCTATTTTCATTGAGAAATGCATCAATGTTGGCATGGCTGAGATCTTGTTGTTGTAAAGCCTCAAGTTCGATTCTTGGTAGTGGGAACACATCCAAGAAGCCATCCCCTTGAACGGTGATTTCACTTGACTTGCTGAAAAAGGGTTAGTTTCATGAAATTGAACATCTTTGGACACAATCATTCTCCTTAGTTGGGGATTATAACACTTATATCCCTTTTGTGTAGATGAGTAACCAAGGAAAATACAATTAACAGCTCTAGGATCTAATTTATCTCGGTGATGAGATTGAATGTGCACAAAACAGATGCAGCCAAAAACTCTAAGGTGTGAGAGGtcaatttttcttcctttcatgaCCTCTAGGGGAGACTTGAAATTCAAGACTCGGCTGGGTAATCTATTAATGATATAAGCAATTGCCATAACCCATTGGGACCAAAATCTCTTTGGTACATTCATTTGTAGCATTAGAGCTCTTGTTTTTTCAAGTAGATCACGGTTTTTTCGTTCGGCTatgccattttgttgaggtgtgcctacacaacttgtttgatgcatgatgcCATAAGTGCTTAAATATTGTTTCATGATATAGGACATATATTCGGTGCCATTGTCAGACCTTAAGGTTTGAATTTGAGAACAAAAATGGTTTTTAACAAGGTTATGAAAGTCCTTAAATACTTCCATAACTTCATTCTTAGACTTTAGAAGATACAACCATGTGACTCGAGAGAAGTCAACgacaaaaatcacaaaatacttATAGCCATCAAATGATTCACTAGTTGGTCCCTATACATCTGAATGAACTAGTTCAAAACACTTACTAGCCCTGGACAAGGAAGAGTTAAAAGGTAATCTAGTGGCCTTATGCAAGTGACATGTTTCACATGAGATAGCATCATTCCCTAAGTTTGGAAAAAAAGTTGACAAAATGGGTGGAGAAGGGTGAGCTAAACGTTGATGCCACAATTGATTATCTTGAATGGGGTTGAACTTGGCTTGGAGTCCTCTGGGATTGCTCTTTGATATATAATAGAGACCATCTAAATAAAACCCTTGACCAATCATCTTCTTGGTAGCACAATCCTAAAAGATGACATTGTGAGGAGAAAAAATGGCTAAGCAATTCAAGGTATTTGTGATTTTTCCCACAGATAGAAGTTGAAATGGGAAGGAAGGAACATATAAGCCATCGATTCAATTTCATCtgacattaattttattttttcctttcctaAAACCTTTACATTCTCACCATTTGCAATTGAAACTTGAGAAggatttgcaaatttttcaaacttttaagaCTTAGACACATGGTTGGTCATATGATATGTGGCACCTGAatctacaacccaaaaatcatgcaacatatttattttaagagCTGTTTTAAAGGCTTTCATGATACCTTGCATGTCTTCTTGGGGTACGGGTTTCGTGTCTACCAAGAAACCTGCAAACTTGCCGAGCAATACCATCGAGTTCCTTTCTTCTATGTTGTCTGCATGGTTAATTCCAGCCCCTCTTTTCTTGCCTTGAAGATACGACATAAACTCATTCATGAGTTCAGCTGGATTCGATGTAAAGTTCTTGAATAGATCAGACCCATTGGAGGTGGCGGCAGTTGCATGATTTGCTCGATGTGGAGTACGGTTCACCCTTTGTACACCCTTGTTGTCCTTCATGAAATCAGGCTTTAACTCTGGGTGTACAATCCAGCATGTGTCTTTAACATGACCTGTATTATTGCAGCGTTGGCACTTCAAGTTCGGATGCCTTCCTTTGTACTTTCTCTCGTTGGTTATATATGCCCTAGCCTCAGGTACACTGGCCATTGTACCTATGTTCATGACTTTTCTCCTTACTTCTTCACGTTGAATTGTCACACATACACTGGTGAAAGAAGGAAGTTCAATGTTCATGAGTATGTGACATCGTAGATCTTCACAAGTTGAATCGAGACTGGACAAGAGTTGAAATATCTTGTCTTCTTTTGCTCTCTTTCGTAGCAGTGTTGCATCAGTCGTATGAGGGCGATAAATTtccaactcattccacatgctcTTCATGCTTCCTAGGAGTTACATAAAAGGCTTGCCATCTTGTTGCAGATCGGAGATGTCCTTCTTTAATTGGAATACCCGTGCAGCATTGTTCTGACTGCCATACATTTCCTTGACCAACTCCCATTGCTGGTATAAGGATTCAGAGTAACTGAATATTTCAACTAATTTACGTTCCATGGAATTCAAGAGCCATGACATAACTAGCTGATCATTGCTAAGCCAGGATTCATAGGTTGGTGATGAAGCATCAGGTACTTCGAtgcttccatttatgaaccctaaCTTGGACCTTCCACCTAGAGCCAGAGACACTGCTCTCGACCAAGGCAAgtaattaaactcattcaaCACGACTGagcttaatctttgatttggGTTGACATCCACCTTATGCACATTCATGGAGGAAAGCACTGGTGAACTTTCAGTTTCTGATACTAACGGATTGTCTTCAGCCATTTTGAAGATTGAAAATGCTCAGATATCAATATAGCAGACGCAGGTTAAttttcctgctctgataccatcttGATTTTCAAAGGTTGTATTGTATTTCCATCATAAGTTCTTTACAATTGTACAACAATATATAAGGAGATTGACTCCTTGAATTATGCCACAACAGGTGGCTTAGTTGACTCCTTGAATTACGCCACAACAGGTGGCTTAAGGAAGACAAATAACAACTCCTTGAATTAAAGGAGTTGACAACTAAGATTAAGAAGATTGACAACCCAAAGATAAACCGGACTCTTAACCACATAAGGAACAATCAATACCCAGAAGGAACAAAGAAGAATAGTTGACCAATCCCCCTATTGTCCAGTGTTACCGTAAACCTACCCTAGTATTCAGGAAACCCTAACTAACTTCCAATAAACCCCCTCTCATTCTTCACTATAAATATTTCTCCAACCCTATATGCTTCTCCATCCAAAACATTCATACATATATACTTTGTTTCACCATCTTCTCTCCCTTAAAAAAATCtcttcttttatatatacaatACACCCAACTACGCAACCAAAACTTTATGAAAGCCTTTAAGGTTTTGCTTGTTCTTTCTATGGTAATGGCTTTAGCCATTACTCTCTCTCCAACTACGAACCAAGAAGAATCATTCTTGGATGAGGAAAACAAAGATACAGATGATGCAACCAAAAGCATGCAATCAGATAAAGTACTGATTTGGTACTgatgtgcttttataaaaaaaaatgggtataaaaaaaactgagctcaaaaaggtatttggtaaacacttaaaaacagcttatttttgtagttttgggtgaaaaaaagttgaaaaagtgaaacagcaaaaatgagcttattctcacatcacagtagaagcagttttttttttttttcaaagcacagcaataccaaaccagcccaaaACCACTTTTCTTAGGTGAAGAAGCCACTTGCTTGCCTCTTGGGCCATTGTGACTGCATGCGACAAATGCCCTAGGGTTTGTCGGGCATCGGGCAACGCAGGGCCAGATTGCTGCAAGAAGAAATGTGGGGATACGAACACAGAATAAACTGTGGCACGTGTGGGAAGAAATGCAAGTACGGGGAGACATGTTGCAAAAGCAAGTGTGTGAACCCTAGGTCTGACAAGAAAAACTATGGGAGCTGCAACAACAAATGCGAGAAAGGCAGTTCATGTGTCTATGGGAAGTTACCATTTGAGGGACTTAaccaattaattattgtttataatttgatttttctttttattataatGTAATTAAGGAATAAATCATTTGTAAGAGGAGGAGGATCCAACCTGGATTCTATATTTCCTCTTAGGGTTAGGATTGTTTCCTTCTTCTTGTGTGCTATATAATTCTTTTATGTTAAGAAATATTCTAGCTTGTACTCCAAGTTATTGTTTTAAATAAGTACTTGGTATTAGAGGTTTATTATGAAGTgggtctctttctctctcaattaTGAGGGGAAATATAATCttctgtttaattaattaagttctTATGCGGAGATCATCTTCACCGttcaatttgattagtttgatattGTACGTATGATATaatgaaatttatttatttattttttaaacaaacaatattatctacactaaatgaGACGGGATTAGCTTAGTCTCACAACGGGTTAGCAATAAtttagttcaaattcacctttggtgagaatcgaacctaagaccatctccaaccgaagggtccagatgGCCATAGGGTAGAAAACAGCCCGAAAACTgtctctaaccgagggctaggctAAAGGGCTCGTGGTGCCCAttggacaaaaaagggccaaagggccaaccggcCCTGGGCCGGGCTATAAATTAGACACCAACGGCTAGTTGACGTCATGCTGACATCAattactgttggatttgatttttttttttttggccaaaattttgtttaaacaattttaaaaattctcattttttcctataaattcctaagtcattcctacaccatttgtcacaaaattttcaccattcctacaccatttcaattctcgtattttcttacctcttccaataatgtttccttcaattttttcaatagtTTTCAAATGGCCTCATTTGCAATTaaaggtagggcttggacccgaaaagagatgaagctctttgcagggcttatagatgggtctcggaagatagtgtgagggagagttctcaaacaagtgaaggtgtttggactcgtgtGTCGAAAAAATACTACGAGTTATACGAAGGCACCACTCCACTGAATATACCCGAAACCACGAGAGTtattcttcaagatggaagaaacatcttcatccaagtttgaacaaatggcatcaagcattaTTAGTAgccgcaagtagacatgaaagtgACACCAATTTGtacgacgaagtaagtgttttcacaatttattttaaatatttaattatattacatttaatttcataaattaatttcctttaatttttgtaattatattttctaggtacgccaagcgaaggaattgtatatggagggcAGCTGGAAACCCTTTCAGCATcacagttgttgggaaatttgtaaaaggtgggtgttatttgaagatccacctcaacataGAGTAAGTCATACGCCGGTGTTCGGAATTGCATCCTCAGCTGTAGATGTGGATAAAGATGAATCCCCTaccattcaacaaacaagggtagaaaatccgttTTCAGGTGAAGGTaccatacctagggctatgggacgaaAAAAGGCccgaaggttgaaggaaaagggtaaGGCAAACGATGATTACGCCACTCAATAGGAAGTGGCAACATCATTACAATTAATGGCGGAGCAAAATGTCATTGCCGTGAAAGAAAGGAACTGTAAGCATGATGGacgggccaaacaaatacaagaagagatagatgataagaatatggaaatgaacatttcgaattacactccaatgagtaaggcctattttgatagaaaaaaaaaaaaaaaaattatgacctGGCAGCAGTTGTTTACCTCTCactatactcctacaatggcggatgatgaagatgatgatgattatggactttaaatttaagttgttgtagtttttaaatttaaataataaattatgtttggccctatgaccctttggccctcggttggagatgttTTTTTGTCATAgggctatgtttggccctatggccctttggccctcggttggagatggtaagaaatatggtcatgtactgttcattaaagtattaatttcttggagggccagagggctaaaacaagccctctggccctccttcagttggagatggtctaagacctctcacttacaagtaaaaaggaatatcactagaccagtGGCGAAGTTAGAAATTAAAGCTAGGAGGGGCCTCTAAGCCCtatgaaagaaattgaaaaaaaatatataaataatgggAGAAAAAGGTTCATTTTTTATAGTggaatgaaaaattttaatcaaaaaagAGTAATGAAatcacgatttttttttttttttagataattGTATCGTAATCACCAAACTTGTTTATAAGTTCCTATAATGAAgttgaacaaaaattaataaccaCAACTCAAAACTGCAGCTATGAAAATTGTTTTTCAAGATAAATTCTTcctttattctatttatgcgtAATTTCACTATAAAAGAACACTCTACCATGCAAAATAGTGAACTAACTAAGGAAGGCTAGTTGATATATGTCTTTAGTTTCATACCAATACTTgtaaaacatattttcttttgtcaattagCGAAACACAATAATGCTAGCTGGGAGAAACATAAGTTGAAGAATGCAGAGTATCCAACTAAAAGTATACAAACAAAAactacaaaatgaaaaatttcagGGTAGGCCAGGACCTTTCTTGGTCCTCAAATGGTTCTGTTACTGcattagaccatagtactaagtgacctAGAAGGAATTTAATTTGCAAAGGAAAAGCCAGCCGGGCATCTAATTGGATGAGATCATATCTATATCGGCGCCCAAGATATGATCGAACAATGAGACGGTAGCCAGTTGGTGGGACAACTTTTTCTTTGCAAGAAAATGGGAAACCCGAATAAAACTAGTTAAAACAGCATATgtccaaaaaattaaattaaaattagtttGGTCAAAATGATAATTAATTGCTAACACCATTCTCTATAGCTATCTAGTTGTTATCGAATATGTATAATGCACCATAACTAAGTGTGGGGTAGAAAATACCATTGAAGTGTTACagaaaaagtttgtttttgttttttggatatatattcaattaaacaataatgtcacattttttttaaatacattgtttaagtgagagttatctattttctgtttaaaTGAGAGTTGCAACATATAAACAGTTTAGGCATAATTTACTccttctttattatttttcactAAATATGTGTGCAAGATGGCTTTTACTAATCGGCGTTGCTAACAACGTTTAAGCCTTTGAGGGTTGGTACAATTTTTCCTTAATTACTCACCATTCTTTACGAAGTAATTAAATTGTCacggttttttttaataaacgacaTTATGTAGTATCTATACTAAGGATGGGGAAGTAGGCTAAGAAATaacatggttcaaattcgtttttgacgaaaatcaaacctaagacttttcacttacaagtaaagaagaaaaccGTTAGATCATAGTAATTGAATTGTCACGTTTTATAAGTACTTAAACTGTCACATATTTTCAGAAAACTCTTAATCAAAGGATGAAAATCAACATACCCCTAGAGCATGCTGCATAAACCAAACTAGAAATTATACGGCCAATGAAAAGAATTAGGAGCTTCGGCAATCTGCCTATATATTATCTGTGTAGTATGCATGTTTCTTGTTCCTATTCACCTAATTAATTTTGAGATAATATATACAAGTTACAATTTTTTCTGGAAGCCTACATTTGTTTACTGAATTATGACATTTTGCTAATATACCAACCATGCAATATTCCCCGCATTGGTGACTTTTCTATGTCAACCCTCATGCATCGTCccctacatatatatacatgttcaAGCCCTGCATGCTTATCCATCCAAACTATATATTCATAATTTTCAACATCAAATACTCTATATTCTTCTTTTCCAATCACAACTAGATCACATGAAAtccctcaaggttttgtttcaGCTAGCGATGCTGATGGCTTTAGTGGCCATTACTCTCTCAGCAACACCAGACCAAGAATTCGAAGAACCTTCTTCGGCGAGGAAGACAACAGTATTAATGTTTCAAACAGTGAAAcctttgaacaagaaaatattTCTTTGGAATTGATAAATTATAGCGGATGAGGATACGGGCAATTTTCAAGTAAAGTTTCCGTTAGCAGTTGGAAGTAATGGTCGGCATCACCTGCATTTGGTGCACTGTCAAACAAGCTGAACTCCTCTGGATCTTCTTCAAGCAGTTTCAACAAATCAGCATACTCCAACATGGGTTGGTTATTGTTTGAAACTAGCTGAGAGAGCCTCTCCTGCTGCAGCTCCAGTTACTGGCTTCCACCATTGCTGGAAATGTTTCTGCATCGGCTACATTGCCTGATGCTATTTGTTTTGGCACAACCTCAAGTACCTCAGTTGTTCAGGCGACGTCTGTCAAAAACAGATTCTGATTTGGGGAAATGAAGGGAGCAGTCAGTCCTGGATTATAAATTGCGCTTGATTCATGCCTGCTTCAGTTGTTCCCCTGACTTCTACTGAAAACTGGGTCTAATTTTGGGGATTGAGAAGGGAGCAGTCGGTGCTGGACAATAATTGTGCTTGATTCATGCTGGCAAGCGCATTGGGAGCTGAAAAGTATTGGCTGAGCGCCGGTGTGAGCTTACAGGGCTAGGGCTCATAAacccttttttgttttaatgttcAAAGTCAGTAACAAATGGTGAGTCAAAGAGTTTAGTTATAATATATGGAGTTTTACTGAGGTTTTTATGAACTAATCGCGTTTAAAATTTCAacttaattataattttgtttttgttggttgGAAGTTAATTTTAACCTAGTAATTTGCATATATACGACTCTTTGTAGATACTTTACGGCTAACCAACAACATctactaattaattttcaatgaaattcaaattcaaatcttaATAAATTTACAcaatttgaatttaaatattATCTCTTAAATATCCATATATCTCTCAGTTCCAGTCCATGCTCTCATCACTCAACAACATCAATCACAATCAAACCTTCAATTCTTCATTTTCTGATCGATGAAGCCAGCGCGATATTCGATAACTTCAGCTGCAGCAGTCCTTTTCACCTTGTATCTCTGCATTGTACTAATTCCTGCATCAGTTTTTGAACGTACGTTTTTCGGTTTCCCTACAATGCCAGCGAAAGGAGGAGGCAGTGCAGGTCAGGCTTGTGCAGCATGCAAACACCAGAGAAAGAAATGCACCCGAGACTGCCCTCTCGCCGCACATTTCCCGGCTAGTAAGCCCGAAACGTTTCGGAACGCACATCGTTTGTATGGGGTGAGCAATATTAAGACGATTCTTAAACAAATTCACGAACCTCAGCAGAAAACAGACGCAATGCAGTCTATTGTATTCGAGTCCGATATGCGCGCAAAGTTTCCTGTCACAGGCTGTTTGGGaatcataaaccaattaaatttCCAGCTGCAAGAAGCAATGAGAGAGCTTTATCATGTTAGAACACATCTCGCCGTGGTTTGCAAGGATCAGTTGTTGCAAGATCATGCAAACCGGCGGATTGCAGACAATGTGCATGGTCAGGATGATGATCTGTACTATCGTAATTTGGTAAAACCAGCAGCTCTTATGCCGGTTCAAGTCCAACAGCCTTATAATTTTGTTCCACCGGCGCAAGCTTTTTCTATTCGTGCTGAACAAGAAACGGATGCTCCGGCAGCTCGGAATTATCAATGTTATCATGATCTGGATTCCAATGACAGATATTAATTCCATGTGAAAAAGTTCATGAATCTCAAGAAGCCTGCAAAGTCGAATAAATTTGTTTAATTCGTTGAGACCGACTGATGCAGTGCTGATCGTTCAAGATACGCGCGGCAGCAGCATGCTTCGGGCTAGCTAGCTAACAAAGCTAGACATTAATTAAGCTCGATAAGTTAATTACAAAATGATTTCGTTTCTGTTTTGTTCTTCAtaatttttgttgttaaaaGGAAGACGGTCGATGTTGATGATGTACATTTCCCCATGATGTTTGTTGATCGACGTATTAAAtaacaagtctttaatttctAAGAATATTTAAACAAGTGCTTAATGTGCCGGTCACTTATTACGGTCTTATGATATTTCTCAGGTCTTAGATTCAATtttcgccaaagacgaatttaaaccacattattgttagctcattgtaaGGCAAAGCCCACCATTTCCCCttagcgtagataatatcgtttgttaaaaaaaaaaaaaaaaaaaaaaaaaaaagagagaacatTGTGATCTCATATAATTAAGATAGTCCTcgtctaattttgttttttcaataaCAAATTATCCCCTAAGTGACTAAATAAAAGatcaagttaatttttttttttcggatacAAAGTAGCCCAAAAGACTTACACAAACAGCTTGAGTCCTAACAACCTTGAAGTATCATTTAGAAGTAGACCAACAATTGAGCGAAGAGGGTCATCCAACATAATACAGCTCAGGTCCAAAAGAAAACTCAACTTTGCCAAACCATCTGCCAATATATTCCTTTCCCtataaatatgatttaaatCACATTGATCACATTGAGAAATCAAGTGATGATAACCATATAACAATGAAGCCAAGAGATGCAAATCATGCACAATACTTTTGAAAAGTGAACTAAAATAGCAGCGTCAGATTTCACAATTAT contains the following coding sequences:
- the LOC137733596 gene encoding LOB domain-containing protein 22-like, which encodes MKPARYSITSAAAVLFTLYLCIVLIPASVFERTFFGFPTMPAKGGGSAGQACAACKHQRKKCTRDCPLAAHFPASKPETFRNAHRLYGVSNIKTILKQIHEPQQKTDAMQSIVFESDMRAKFPVTGCLGIINQLNFQLQEAMRELYHVRTHLAVVCKDQLLQDHANRRIADNVHGQDDDLYYRNLVKPAALMPVQVQQPYNFVPPAQAFSIRAEQETDAPAARNYQCYHDLDSNDRY